A window of the Synechococcus sp. LTW-R genome harbors these coding sequences:
- a CDS encoding DUF2256 domain-containing protein, giving the protein MARGRGQRSGAVGGRGRPPSERPSKLCPVCQRPFQWRKKWATVWEQVIYCSDRCRNQGPDSKKPAG; this is encoded by the coding sequence ATGGCCCGCGGTCGCGGTCAACGCAGCGGTGCGGTGGGTGGTCGAGGCCGCCCACCGAGTGAGCGTCCCAGCAAACTTTGCCCGGTCTGTCAGCGCCCCTTTCAGTGGCGTAAGAAGTGGGCAACGGTTTGGGAGCAGGTGATCTACTGCTCAGATCGTTGTCGAAACCAGGGTCCAGACAGCAAAAAGCCCGCGGGTTGA
- the clpP gene encoding ATP-dependent Clp endopeptidase proteolytic subunit ClpP, producing the protein MIPIVIEESGRGERAFDIYSRLLRERIVFLGEPVTAESANRIVAQLLFLEAEDPEKDIFLYINSPGGSVYDGLGIFDTMQHIKPDVQTVCVGLAASMGAFLLCAGAKGKRSSLTHSRIMIHQPLGGAQGQASDIRIQADEILYLKKKLNQELADRTGQPLSRIEDDTDRDFFMSPAEAVEYGLIDKVIDKRPVRPV; encoded by the coding sequence ATGATCCCGATCGTGATCGAAGAGTCGGGCCGTGGTGAGCGGGCGTTCGATATCTATTCGCGTCTTCTGCGCGAGCGCATCGTCTTCCTGGGTGAGCCTGTGACCGCCGAGTCAGCCAACCGGATCGTCGCCCAGCTGCTCTTCCTGGAAGCCGAAGACCCCGAGAAGGACATCTTCCTCTACATCAACTCTCCCGGTGGTTCCGTCTACGACGGCCTTGGCATCTTCGATACGATGCAGCACATCAAGCCGGATGTGCAGACCGTCTGCGTTGGTCTTGCGGCCTCGATGGGTGCCTTTCTGCTCTGTGCCGGGGCCAAAGGCAAGCGCAGCAGCCTGACCCACTCGCGGATCATGATCCACCAGCCGTTGGGCGGTGCCCAGGGTCAGGCCAGCGACATCCGAATCCAGGCCGACGAAATCCTCTACCTCAAGAAGAAGCTCAACCAGGAGCTCGCCGACCGCACCGGCCAACCCCTGAGCCGGATCGAGGACGACACGGACCGTGACTTCTTCATGTCCCCCGCCGAAGCTGTCGAGTACGGCCTGATCGACAAGGTGATCGACAAGCGCCCCGTTCGCCCCGTCTGA
- the psb29 gene encoding photosystem II biogenesis protein Psp29: MSASLTVADSKRAFHQAFPHVIAPLYRRLVDELLVELHLLSHQKGFQADQLFAVGLTQVFDSFSSGYKPENQREQLFLALCSANGFDGAAFRQMAADAATQVGHHSLDEVKGWLSNRGEGAPAPIASLLHGVQRDDFHYSRLVAVGLLSLLQRAQGADAIDPLALRSAAHEIGESMGLIKSRVDKDLSLYAGNIEKMTQAVELMEETVAAERRRRERAAAEHEANKS; the protein is encoded by the coding sequence GTGAGTGCGAGCCTCACCGTTGCCGATAGCAAGCGGGCGTTTCACCAGGCCTTTCCCCATGTCATCGCGCCGCTCTACCGCCGCCTGGTGGATGAGTTGCTGGTGGAGCTGCACTTGCTGAGCCACCAGAAGGGCTTCCAGGCCGATCAACTATTCGCCGTTGGTCTGACCCAGGTCTTCGACAGTTTCTCCAGCGGCTACAAGCCGGAGAACCAGCGCGAACAGCTCTTCCTGGCCCTGTGCAGCGCTAATGGTTTTGACGGTGCCGCCTTCCGCCAGATGGCAGCCGACGCGGCCACCCAAGTGGGTCACCACAGCCTCGATGAGGTCAAAGGCTGGTTGAGCAACCGCGGCGAGGGTGCCCCCGCACCGATCGCCAGCCTGCTCCACGGCGTCCAGCGCGACGACTTCCACTACTCACGCTTGGTGGCCGTCGGACTGCTCAGCCTGCTGCAACGCGCCCAGGGCGCTGATGCCATCGATCCCCTGGCCCTGCGCAGTGCGGCCCACGAGATCGGTGAGTCCATGGGCCTGATCAAGTCCCGCGTCGACAAGGACCTCAGCCTCTACGCCGGAAACATCGAAAAGATGACCCAGGCCGTGGAACTGATGGAAGAAACCGTGGCCGCCGAGCGTCGGCGCCGCGAACGGGCTGCCGCCGAGCACGAAGCCAACAAGAGCTAG